A stretch of Caenorhabditis elegans chromosome IV DNA encodes these proteins:
- the cyp-33E3 gene encoding CYtochrome P450 family (Product from WormBase gene class cyp;~Confirmed by transcript evidence) yields MILALSLALLFLYLFHFIYWKRRNLPPGPAPLPFVGNLLMLTEKVKPGYKLWDSLTQQYGSVFTFWMAGLPMVFVTDWKLIKQYFIKDGGSYVGRPEFPLNTEVKKGPYGIIDAHGNRWIQQRRFALHVLRDFGLGKNIMEEKILTEVTVMIERLRKTIACVDMQNVFDTSIGSIINSLIFGYRFDESEFGWKFEKSRRACSIFNWKTTVSRRRTCQNGIISVFCKLVQYIRYSTS; encoded by the exons ATGATTTTGGCACTATCGTTAGCACTGCTTTTCTTATATTTATTTCACTTTATTTATTGGAAAAGACGTAATTTACCACCAG GTCCGGCTCCACTACCTTTTGTTGGAAACCTCTTGATGTTAACTGAGAAAGTTAAACCAGGATACAAATTGTGGGATAGCTTaac ACAACAATATGGATCGGTTTTTACATTTTGGATGGCTGGCCTTCCAATGGTTTTTGTGACTGATTGGAAGttaataaaacaatattttattaaagatGGAGGAAGCTATGTTGGAAGACCAGAATTTCCTCTAAATACTGAAGTAAAAA AAGGTCCATATGGAATTATAGACGCTCATGGAAATCGATGGATTCAACAAAGAAGATTTGCTTTACATGTTCTCAGAGATTTTGGATTGGGAAAGAATATTATGGAGGAGAAGATATTAACTGAAGTGACTGTTATGATTGAGAGATTACGAAAAACAATTGCCTGCGTGGatatgcaaaatgtttttgatacTTCAATAGGTTCAATTATCAACTCTTTGATATTTGGATATAGATTTGACGAGAGTGAATTCGGatggaagtttgaaaaaagtcgaagagcttgttccattttcaattggaaaacGACAGTGTCCCGGCGAAGGACTTGCCAAAATGGaattatttctgttttttgcaaacttgTTCAATACATTCGATATTCAACTTCATGA
- the F42A9.7 gene encoding Major sperm protein (Confirmed by transcript evidence) translates to MFFAIILLVHTILLPSTLLYQCATAKRPANQRKSQRSTKSRKSSRRSRRRNGRSRKSSRSGKSSRSSKSGRSSKSSNSTKTTGSKSSKSSRSQRSNKSNKMVTNPKGFSDRKIRAAILADQKAAADAVKSQKLSSNNSSEKQLNAHNDNKISYVNVRVIPHELIFPPIGGMKHVRVKNSTGKPIAYMAKCSDNILFRINPVYGIIDTDRDAQINILRENGAAKHDKLVIVTTVHHDANKTAQHTFSQLNQGIENPNYNVNVVPLLTQ, encoded by the exons ATGTTTTTTGCAATCATCCTTCTCGTCCACACCATTCTCCTTCCGTCGACGCTTCTTTATCAGTGTGCCACTGCCAAAAGACCAGCTAATCAGCGAAAATCTCAAAGA TCAACCAAATCTCGGAAGTCTAGCCGTCGTAGTCGTCGTAGAAATGGAAGATCTCGAAAATCGAGCCGTAGTGGAAAATCTTCGAGATCCTCAAAATCAGGAAGATCATCGAAATCTTCCAATTCCACCAAAACTACAGGATCTAAATCTAGCAAGTCGAGCAGATCTCAACGCTCTAACAAGTCAAACAAGATGGTTACTAACCCAAAAGGGTTCAGTGAT agaaagaTACGTGCAGCAATTCTTGCCGACCAGAAAGCCGCTGCAGATGCCGTGAAGTCTCAAAAACTCTCATCAAACAACTCATCGGAAAAGCAATTGAATGCTCATAATGACAACAAAATCTCGTATGTTAATGTTCGTGTGATTCCTCATGAATTAATCTTTCCTCCAATTGGTGGCATGAAGCATGTTCGTGTGAAGAATTCGACTGGAAAACCTATTGCCTACATGGCAAAATGCTCGGATAACATTTTGTTCAGAATCAATCCAGTTTATGGAATTATTGATACCGATCGTGATGctcaaattaatattttgagaGAAAACGGAGCTGCAAAACATGATAAACTCGTCATTGTCACAACTGTTCATCATGATGCTAACAAGACTGCTCAGCACACTTTTTCTCAACTCAATCAGGGCATCGAAAATCCAAATTACAATGTCAATGTCGTCCCGCTTCTTACTCAGTAA